The Chitinophaga pinensis DSM 2588 region ATATGCTGCCGCTGGCTGAGAAACGCATCACATCGGAAGTCTGCGTACATCACCTGCACTTCTCTGCCGATGATTATGCCAAATACGGCAACCTGATCAAATGTAATCCTGCTATCAAGGCTGTACATAATAAACAGGCGCTCTGGAAAGGACTGCTGGACGACAGACTGGATATCATCGCTACCGACCACGCACCTCATACCTGGGAAGAGAAACACCAGCCTTATCTGCAGGCGCCATCAGGCGTACCATTGGTACAACATAGCTTACTGCTGATGCTGGAACATGTATCCCTGGGCAATATCACCCTGGAAAAAGTAGTGGAAAAGATGTGTCACGCACCCGCTATCTGTTTCCAGATCAAGGAAAGAGGCTACCTGCGTGAAGGTTACCACGCTGACTGTGTGATCGTAGATCTGCAACAGGCAACGATGGTAGATAAAAAGAACGTCTACTACAAATGTGGCTGGTCTCCGTTTGAAGAGCATACCTTCCCTGCAGCTGTGACTCATACATTTGTAAGTGGTCACCTGGCATATGAGAACGGTCAGTTCAACGAATCAGTAACAGGACAAAGATTGCAGTTCACCCGCTAGTGCTGCACAACATACAAAAAGAAAATGCTCTTATCTGTTGACAGATAGGAGCATTTTCTTTTATCGCCTTACATTTATGGAAATACACCTGTTCTGCATCTCTCATATGAATCGGAACGGTACGCGTATGATACCAACGTTTCTTTCGATTATACGTATATTCACTAAAAATACCTGTGCATGGAACTGGACAAAACCACCTACTATGATCTCTCTATCTTTAACCGCGACGAAGAGTATTCGTTGTTTCATAAACTGGACTTTACCACAACCACAGGTGGAAGGGAATATTTACGGCATTTGTATAGTACGCCACTGAAAGATATCGCATCCATAGAAGACAGGCAGCATACCTTACAATTCATCCTTAAACAGGAAGACAGCTGGCCGGCCGATATCATCAGTAATGGTACAATCGTGGTGATGGAGAACTACCTGGAAGCACAGATCGAACCGATCTCCAATCCTTCAGGTGTAGGCCTGCTGGTGAGTTCCCTGCTGACAAAGACCATCTTTTCTCCGGATTATAGCTTTATAAAATTCTCCTTTACCCAGCTGCTTAATCTGCTGAAAGGCTTCCGTCAGCTGGAAAAGAATTTCAATACCGAAGAGACGCCTAAAATACTGAAACTGCTGCTGGACAGGGCGCACACCTTACTCTATCAACCTGAATTCAATGACATCGTTGCTGCCAGCGAAGCTGGTCCGGTTTCCTTTGTGAACATCTTACGACATGATCACTACATCCGTAAGAAACAACGTAAGCACATCTCAGAACTGCTGGACATCTACCGCAAACTGGACGCTTATTATGCAATGGCAAAAGCAGTACGACATTTCAATTTACAGTTCCCCACTTTTGAAGATACACCACATCCTTTTGTACAACTGGACGGCCTGTATCATATCATTCTGCCCAAGCCGGTAGCTTATGATATCACCATGAAGCCACAGTCACATTTCCTGTTCCTCACCGGTGCAAACATGGCAGGAAAAACGACGTTTATCAAAGCAGTAGGCGTAGCCGTGTTCCTGTCACACATTGGTATGGGTGTGCCGGCAAAAAGTATGAAACTGAGCTTCTTTAACGGCATCTTCAGTAACATCCAGGTACAGGATAATATCTTCAAAGGAGAAAGCTATTTCTTCAACGAAGTACAGCGTATCAAGAATACGATCATCAAGATCAACGATAGTAAAAAATGGCTGGTGCTGATCGACGAAATGTTCAAAGGAACGAATGTGGAAGATGCGAAGAATTGTTCACTGGCAGTGGTAAATGGATTACTGAAGAGTACGAATTGCCTGTTTATCTTATCTACGCATTTGTATGAGATCGCAGACGAATTACAAACAGCAGCGAATATACGGTTTAAGTATTTTGAGTCACAGGTAATAGATGATAACCTGTACTTCACTTATCAATTGAAAGATGGGGTGGCAAAGGAGAAGATCGGGTATCTGATATTGAAGAGGGA contains the following coding sequences:
- a CDS encoding MutS-related protein → MELDKTTYYDLSIFNRDEEYSLFHKLDFTTTTGGREYLRHLYSTPLKDIASIEDRQHTLQFILKQEDSWPADIISNGTIVVMENYLEAQIEPISNPSGVGLLVSSLLTKTIFSPDYSFIKFSFTQLLNLLKGFRQLEKNFNTEETPKILKLLLDRAHTLLYQPEFNDIVAASEAGPVSFVNILRHDHYIRKKQRKHISELLDIYRKLDAYYAMAKAVRHFNLQFPTFEDTPHPFVQLDGLYHIILPKPVAYDITMKPQSHFLFLTGANMAGKTTFIKAVGVAVFLSHIGMGVPAKSMKLSFFNGIFSNIQVQDNIFKGESYFFNEVQRIKNTIIKINDSKKWLVLIDEMFKGTNVEDAKNCSLAVVNGLLKSTNCLFILSTHLYEIADELQTAANIRFKYFESQVIDDNLYFTYQLKDGVAKEKIGYLILKREKVLDLLSQIK